The Thermoanaerobaculia bacterium genome contains the following window.
GGGCACGGTCGATGCGTGCCCGCTGGCGGCGGCGCGGAATCGCGTCGGGCGGCCGGCGAGAGGGCCGGAACGCGGCTTCGACGAGCGCCATCGCCATCTCGTCGACCTCGAGCGCATCCGGACGGGAGTCGGAGCCGATCCGATCGAGCAGCGAGCGGTGGAGGAGATAGCTTCGGGTCGAGCTCGGCCCTTCGATTTCGGCGAACCCGGAGGCGGCGCCCGGTCCCTCGCCCCCCGCGATCTCCGCGAAAACGTCCGGCCGAACGAGGATGTAGGCGCCGTGCGAACGCTCTCCGAAATGGCGGCTCATCCGATACGGCGACCCGGGATTGATGAGGAGCGTGCACGTCGGATCGATGACCGCGGAGCGAGCGCCCGAGTGCACGACGAACGCGCCGACGTGCGTGAACGAGATCATCGGCCAGCGCTGCGACTGCACCGCCGTCGATTCGGAGGCGCCGACCACGCATCGCCATCGGCCGATGCGGAAGATCTCGGTCGCCCGGAGCGGCTCGATCGCCACGCCGACGGCATAGGCGTTGGCCGAAGCCAACGGGATCACGGAGGAACCTGCCGAAAAGCTCACCGGTTCACCCTCGCCAACGTACCGGGGAACCTTACGGAAGAGCTATCGAAATGTTGCGATCGGTTCAGCTGCCGCCGGAGCTCGCTCGAATGTTGTCCGGCGTGTAACGGAAGACGCCGTCGCCCATCGTCGAAAGGTACAGGCTGCCGTCTCCCGCGATCACCGCGTCGGAGACCTGAAGCTCGCCGCGCGGGAGTTCGAGAGAGGCGGACTCCGCGCCGCGGCGGATCGTCAGGAGGTTCTCGCGCACGTCGTAGCGGAAGAAGGGATGCGCCGTCGCTTCGGCGTCGTACTTCCGATAGATCCCGCCGGAGAGGAGCGGTCGGCGGCTCATCTCGAACCGGGCGGTCCCCCGAAACGTCGTCGAGGAGGTGCGCACCTCGAGCTCGGGGCGCCCCGTGGCATCGGAGACGACCTCCGCGTCGAGCGGCGCCCCGGAGACGCCCTCGACGCGCCGCCAGTTCGAGCCGTCCGCGGTCGTGAAGACGCCGCGGTCGGTCACGGCGACGGGCGCCGGCAGCGGCGAGCCGAAGAGCTTGAGAATCCGTCCCTCCGGAGGCCGCGCGGCGGCCGCGAATCGCCGGCCGGAGTCGTCCGAAACGAGAAGACTCGAGGCGGAAGCCGTGAGCCACACCGTACGCCCGTCGATGATCGAGGCCGCGAGCGCGAACGCTCCCGGAGGCGAGTCGCTGGAGACCTGGCGCGTTTCCGCTCCCGAGGCCTCCCACACGCCGGACCCGGCCCCGCCGTACGCGCGCAGGAAGAGGATGCGCGAGGGCTGCGCCGGATCCGCGGCGATCGCCGGCACGCGCGCCTCGTCGAGGCCTCCGGAGGCGGGAACGATCGTCGCTCCCCGGTCGTCGGAATAGAACATCCCTTCGCCGAGCGATCCGAGATAGAGCCGTCCGGTCCGCGGATCGACCTCGAGGGCCGACACGTCGAGCGTTTCCCGCGAGATTCGCGACCAGCTCTTCCCGCCGTCGTCGGAGCGGTGCAGTCCGCCGACCGTCCCCGCGTACAGCACGTTCGGCGACTTCGGATCGAGATGGACGACCGGCGTGCGCCGGTTCGTGAAACCGGCGGTGAATCGCGTCCAGCGGTCCCCCCCGTCGTCCGAGCGGTAAACCCAGCCGCACGTGGACACCCATACGCGGGAAGCGTCGTGCGGATCGAAGTCGAACGAATACACGGTCGCGTCGAGCACCATCCCGTTGGCGATCCTCGACCACGTGCGTCCGGCGTCGCGGGTCCGGAACGCCTGGCGATACGTCCCGGCGTAGAGCGTCGTCGCGTCGGCGGGATCGAAGGCCAGAGACTGCACGAGCGAAAGGCCCGGAACTCCTTCTCCCGTCGGCTTCCAGCTCTGTCCCCCGTCCTGCGAGAGGAACACCCCGTCGTCTCCTCCGCAGGCGAGGAGCCGCGGGTTCCCCGGCGACTGCGCGAACGCGCGCGCGTCGACCGACCGGTCCCAGCGCGCGAGAACGGTCCATTCCGCTCCGTCGTCGTCGGAGACCGCGAGCAGCGCCCCCCGTCCGGTCCCGGAGAGCGCGGCCCAGAGGCGGCCGGGCGTGCGAACGTCGGTCCTCAACGTCGAGACGACGTAGCCGGGGAACTGGTTGCCGGGACGCGTCGCATTCCACGAACGCCCGCCGTCGATCGAGCGGTAGACGTTCCCGCGCGACGTCCCGCAGAAGACCGAGTCCGGGCGGAAGGAGTCGACGGCGATCGCGGTCACGTCGGCGCCGGCGACCGGAACGCGGACCCATCCGGCGCGAGCCACGACGCCGTACGCGAGGAAGCCGAAGAAGAGGAGGAGGCGACGGGTCACCAGGCCGATTCTAACCCGGATCGCGCGCGCCGGGCCGCGATGTGTCGTGGCGCGGCGTTTGCTATCCTCGCCGCCGTGCAGAGAATCCGAAAAGCCGTCTTCCCCGCCGCCGGCCTCGGCACGCGGTTCCTCCCCGCCACGAAGGCGCTCCCGAAGGAGATGCTCCCGCTCGTCGACAAGCCGCTGATCCAGTACGCCGTCGAAGAAGCGCGGGATTCCGGGCTCGACCAGATCCTCCTCGTCACGGGCCGCGGAAAGAACGCGATCGAGGACCATTTCGACGTGTCCTTCGAGCTCGAGACGCTCCTCGGCGTTCGCGGCAAGGAAGACCTCCTCGCGGAGGTGGAGGAGATCTCGCAGATGATCGAGGTCGCCTACGTGCGTCAGAAGCAGGCGCTCGGTCTCGGCCACGCGATCCTCCAGGCGCGCCAGCTCGTCGGCGACGAGCCGTTCGCGGTCCTCCTCGCCGACGACGTGATCGACGCCGAGCGTCCCGCTCTGCGGCAGATGATCGAGGTCTTCGAAAGGCGCGGCAATCCCGTCCTCGCGCTCTGCGAGGTCCCGCGCCAGGACACGGCGATGTACGGCATCGTCTCGGGAAAGAAGATCGACGACCGCCTGACGGAAGTCACCGGCATGGTCGAAAAACCCGCTCCCGAAAAGGCGCCGTCCAACCAGGCGATCATCGGCCGGTACATCCTCACGCCGGACATCTTCGAGATCCTCGCGAGCACTCCGCCCGACCACCGCGGAGAGATCCAGATCACCGACGCTCTCAAGACGCTTCTCGGCCGCCGCCCGATCGACGGCTACGCCTTCGAGGGGAAGCGCTACGACGCGGGGGACAAGCTCGGATTCCTGAAGGCGACGGTCGAGCTCGCGTTGAAGCGCGAGGACCTCGGCGCCTCGTTTCGCGAGTATCTCGCCGGTCTCTTCCGCTGACCCGACGTCGGGCGGGCACGCGCCCGGCCGGCTCGATGCATCGCCGCGCCAGCCCGCCTGGCGATCCGGGTCGGATGGCCTCACCGGGCGACCACGACGAGACGCGCCGAGGCGCGAGCCCGCCGGGATGCGGGTCGCCCGGCGACGGCTAAGGCGTACCGTGAGCGTACGTCGTGCCGACGTCGGGCGGGCACGCGCCCGGCCGGCTCGATGCATCGCCGCGCCAGCCTCGGGTGACTTGAAGAACGCCCGCGACAATTTCAACCAGCGCTGAGGCGCGGCCAGGCGCGAGCCCGCCGGGATGCGGGCCGGCTGCGGCGACCGGAGGCGTACTCAAGCAGTACGTCGCAGGGAGACGCGGCCGGCACGCGCCCGGCCGGCTCGATGCATCGCCGCGCCGGCCACCCCTCAGCGGCGGGTGCCGTCGAGCGAGATCACCGTCCTCGCCCCGACGACCTCGGCCCGATGGCGGGCTCCCGCCGGCACGTAGAGCCGGTCTCCGGGGCGCAGATCGAAGACCGATCCCTCCTCGAGCTCGATCCGGAACGTGCCCTCGACGACGGCGTCGCATTTCTCCTCGGCATGGGAGTGCCAGTCGAAGGCCGTGCCGGGACGGTACGCATAGACGGCCACTTCGAAGCCCTCGTGCTCCATCGCGCGGCGGAGCCGGCGCTCGGTCATCTCTCCGTCGCGCGGGTCCCA
Protein-coding sequences here:
- the galU gene encoding UTP--glucose-1-phosphate uridylyltransferase GalU; protein product: MQRIRKAVFPAAGLGTRFLPATKALPKEMLPLVDKPLIQYAVEEARDSGLDQILLVTGRGKNAIEDHFDVSFELETLLGVRGKEDLLAEVEEISQMIEVAYVRQKQALGLGHAILQARQLVGDEPFAVLLADDVIDAERPALRQMIEVFERRGNPVLALCEVPRQDTAMYGIVSGKKIDDRLTEVTGMVEKPAPEKAPSNQAIIGRYILTPDIFEILASTPPDHRGEIQITDALKTLLGRRPIDGYAFEGKRYDAGDKLGFLKATVELALKREDLGASFREYLAGLFR
- a CDS encoding AraC family transcriptional regulator, with product MSFSAGSSVIPLASANAYAVGVAIEPLRATEIFRIGRWRCVVGASESTAVQSQRWPMISFTHVGAFVVHSGARSAVIDPTCTLLINPGSPYRMSRHFGERSHGAYILVRPDVFAEIAGGEGPGAASGFAEIEGPSSTRSYLLHRSLLDRIGSDSRPDALEVDEMAMALVEAAFRPSRRPPDAIPRRRQRARIDRARAVILENFAAPLKLDDIARAVGLSPFHLCRVFRRATGRTLHQYRTALRLRIALDRIVDPEIDLAALSLELGYSSHSHFTAAFRKEFGVSPSKIRGREKADQFRRLVRDWPSPPTEVGDSN
- a CDS encoding cupin domain-containing protein, with the translated sequence MERGRREAWDPRDGEMTERRLRRAMEHEGFEVAVYAYRPGTAFDWHSHAEEKCDAVVEGTFRIELEEGSVFDLRPGDRLYVPAGARHRAEVVGARTVISLDGTRR